Proteins co-encoded in one Cupriavidus nantongensis genomic window:
- a CDS encoding acyl-CoA-binding protein, whose product MRDLQARFEQAQIDVKQLSERPSNMSLLRLYALFKQGSEGDAHGDKPGMTDFVGRYKFEAWEALRGTAREQAMEQYIALVEELRSGAAS is encoded by the coding sequence ATGAGAGACCTGCAGGCACGCTTCGAACAGGCCCAGATCGATGTCAAGCAACTGAGCGAGCGCCCCAGCAATATGTCCCTGCTGCGCCTGTACGCGCTGTTCAAGCAAGGCAGCGAAGGCGATGCCCACGGCGACAAGCCCGGCATGACCGATTTCGTCGGCCGCTACAAGTTCGAGGCGTGGGAAGCGCTGCGCGGCACCGCGCGCGAACAGGCGATGGAGCAGTACATCGCACTGGTGGAAGAACTGCGCAGCGGCGCCGCCAGCTGA